Below is a genomic region from Sorghum bicolor cultivar BTx623 chromosome 9, Sorghum_bicolor_NCBIv3, whole genome shotgun sequence.
GCTCATCTTAGCGGTACCTAAACTGAATCCAACACCATATTCATTGGAGATCCTCGGAGCAATTCCAAGGCCTACAGCCTTACCACCATGAGCCCTTGCAACGATTAGCAGTACATCACTAAAACAGACAGATATGACAGGTCGCATCATCTTGATAGCACCAAGACCATTACCAGGCATGTGATCGGCCAGTTTTCTATCATAGAGCACAAGCCTCTTGTTGATGCTGGTTAAGTAGGCAGTGACTGTTCCACAAAATTCTCCTTCTTCAACTTCAATTGCAATAGTTGCCTCCACCGCAGATATCACAAAAGCATACTCCACCTTCACAGTACTTAGCCTGGTGGCAAGAGAGAGTCTATCAACCTCACATTTCTCCAAGGACCGCCTTGCTATGCCACTGATTGTCAAGATTCCTTTACTGAGTTCTCTGTCCTCACCTTGATGATCCTTGATCTTCAGATCGATCTCAACATAATTATCATCTAACAATGCAAGACCTCGTTTTGGGCCAGTCAAGATCAACGGTTCATCCTACAAAAAAGCTGACAGGTTAGTGACATATTTCTCCACTATATAAGGCACATAGCATACATATGGAAGCTAGCAGTCTCTGTAGAGTTAGGGGTTCAGTGCACACTCAGCAGCCAGATATGATTTTCTAGCTGTACAGAAcactatatatttatttatttatttattttaaaaaaagtgCATGGCCGGTAGAGGCTACATTCTGGACATATGAGTATTTTATTGGCATTACAATGACAGTGTTATCATGAAGTGTAATTGTGGCACCGGAACCTTGGACTAATACAAACAAGAGTGATGGATTTAGCCTTCTCTCCACACATATATGATGAAAAAACGAGGAACAAACTAAGGATATTTAACAGGCGTATAACACATGGGGATATTTACCGTAACGTtatagtaaaccacttagtaagGAGTTACTATAATCTCGTAAATTAACatagtaattatcgtaactcaaaATGACTACagaataagttattttgtagctagctatAGGGTAACGTTATATATTATATGTATCTAGCAAGGAGGAGGaatcgtgtatatatatatgatcaaaCCTTAGAGTTGATAAGTTGGCAATGTTGGCGGTCGCGGTTGAAGAGATAAACACGCTTGAGATCGATGGAGTCTCGCACAATGACAGTTCCATAGACATGGATAGGGAAGCCAACATCTGAGCGGGCTACCTTGACTGATAGGATGTTTATTGCCTCAGTGAGCTCGATTTCTTCGTCATCAAAGACTTTATTGGTAAATCTCATTGGGCCTATAGGCGCTGTGGGGAAAAAACGCAAAGGAAATAAGTAAGGTCacaatttatttatataataataGATACACGACGATTAGCACAAACACAAAAACAAACGAAATTATTAAAAGGGCGCAATCGAATAAACATCAGGAGGAGTTAGTTGAAGCTAGCAGGTAGTAGGTATATATAAGATTGCAGTAGTCGATGGCGGAGAATGAACGAAAAAAGATTCGGAAGGGCGGGCAGGCAGGCCACTTACACTCCTCCTCGGCGAGGTCGAACGTGTAGAGGTCGGCCAAGCTGAAACTGTTGCGGTAGATGAGGTCGGCCAAGTTGAAACTGTTGTAGTAGATGCCCCCCTGCTTGGGATCGAAGTCGAGGATGCGAGCGCGAGCCTCCGCTTCCAGCCGCCGCCGACCCTCGGGGAGACGGCGCGCCTCCTCGAACGCTTCCTCTCTGAGCCTCTCCGCCTCGGCTGCACGATCGGCCTCGGTCATGCCTGAGAAATCAGGAGCCCTCTTCTCAGACCTGAGCCGCTCATACTCGCACATCAAGCGCGACCGCTCCTCATATAAATCCTTAACGTGACGcggcttctccttcttctcctccttgagATTGAGACGCAGCAGCAATTGATCCTCCCTGAACCTCTTCAAATCCACCCCCTTCACCCCCGCTTGCAACAACTTGAGCTCTTTGCGTCGGAACAAGTCGGACGTCCAGGATGATCCATCTTCTCGACTTCATAAACCAGCAGCAGCATATCGCGCATCAAATAATCCTCCTTGGGTGGCACCAGCCTGGTTTCTGGTGGAAATAACTTTTCTACTAGGGTGTCGCCAAAGCAGCCTCGAATCCTCTCAAGATTCAACATCCAGCTGAGGTCACCAATCTTGTCAAGCATCGAATCCAAGCGCTTCTCCATCGCATGATACTCTGCCCAACTAGGCcccttcgccttcttcttcatcgCCTTCGGCTTCGCCATGGATCCCTCCAAGCACGGAGCCATCTCTATCGGCTTCGCCTCCACCTCCGCCATGATGGACACGCCGACCAAAGGGAAAATTGGGGAAATTTTCTGGGGGAAAGGGAGAAGGGGAAAACAAGAAAAGCCGATCTAGGGTTTGAGACGACAACGAGCGCCGCCGATCTGCCCCGCTTTTATCCTCCTTCGGCTGGTCCAACAAGGTAACGATTGCACTCCCTATCCTTTACCGGCCCATGCCATAATTGCTCCTATTCGGCCCAATAATCTCCGGGCCCAATTCTAACGATGTTCtccttactaaattttagctagctaaaattattttaactaTTCTTAGGTAACTAATAGAACTAAACTATGTTAGCTTCTTTTAGTCTATGTGTTTAAAATTTTAattactaaagtttagctatctAAAATATAGCGAGAAAACCAAACAAAACCTAAATGTACTCCACGATATGGGCGGCGAAGTTTCTATCTACTCGAAAATAATGATGATACCACAATGACTCCACGATGCTGATGATG
It encodes:
- the LOC110430554 gene encoding uncharacterized protein LOC110430554 produces the protein MCEYERLRSEKRAPDFSGMTEADRAAEAERLREEAFEEARRLPEGRRRLEAEARARILDFDPKQGGIYYNSFNLADLIYRNSFSLADLYTFDLAEEESPIGPMRFTNKVFDDEEIELTEAINILSVKVARSDVGFPIHVYGTVIVRDSIDLKRVYLFNRDRQHCQLINSKDEPLILTGPKRGLALLDDNYVEIDLKIKDHQGEDRELSKGILTISGIARRSLEKCEVDRLSLATRLSTVKVEYAFVISAVEATIAIEVEEGEFCGTVTAYLTSINKRLVLYDRKLADHMPGNGLGAIKMMRPVISVCFSDVLLIVARAHGGKAVGLGIAPRISNEYGVGFSLGTAKMSLRIDWSIVNPSTRGAC